A region of Geobacillus sp. 46C-IIa DNA encodes the following proteins:
- a CDS encoding ABC transporter permease encodes MSKLVYNEMLKIVRKKRLWVIAAIVAVLVALFTYAQYRETEELKKRLGTTDWRTQLQQQIVDLQNRLQSPSMSEEWRKYLQIRLKQQQYYLEHDINPSAPGAPTFMRIFIENAIDLFLPLLVMVVAADLVSSEASAGTIKLLLVRPVKRWKVLLSKYIALLLSVSFIMFTTAVLSYVISGLVFGYGGFHLPLLTGFVPQGEDLDTTNVHMIPQWKYVLIELGLAAFVSVVVGTLTFMLSVLLRSTAAVMGIMLAALISGAILSNMVSSWHSAKYLFMVNLRLTDYIKGTAPPVEGMTLGFSMAVLTVWGLVALIVAFVGFTRRDVY; translated from the coding sequence TTGAGTAAGCTCGTGTACAATGAAATGCTGAAAATTGTCCGAAAAAAGCGGCTATGGGTGATCGCCGCCATTGTAGCGGTGCTCGTCGCCTTATTTACATACGCCCAATATCGGGAGACGGAGGAGCTGAAAAAGCGGCTTGGCACGACCGACTGGCGGACGCAGCTGCAGCAGCAAATCGTCGACTTGCAAAACCGCCTCCAGTCGCCGAGCATGTCCGAGGAGTGGCGCAAATATTTGCAAATCCGCCTAAAGCAGCAACAATATTACTTAGAGCATGATATTAACCCGTCTGCTCCCGGTGCTCCGACGTTTATGCGCATTTTTATCGAAAACGCCATCGATTTGTTTTTGCCGCTGCTCGTGATGGTGGTGGCGGCTGATCTCGTCTCGTCGGAGGCGAGCGCCGGAACGATCAAGCTGCTTCTCGTCCGGCCGGTGAAACGGTGGAAAGTGTTGCTCAGCAAATACATCGCTCTATTGTTGTCTGTATCGTTTATTATGTTCACAACCGCGGTGTTGTCGTATGTCATTTCCGGTCTTGTGTTCGGGTACGGCGGCTTTCATCTGCCGTTATTGACCGGATTTGTCCCTCAAGGGGAGGATCTCGATACAACGAACGTTCATATGATTCCGCAATGGAAGTACGTGCTTATTGAGCTCGGTTTAGCAGCGTTTGTCAGCGTTGTTGTCGGCACGTTGACGTTTATGCTTTCCGTGCTCTTGCGAAGCACAGCCGCCGTGATGGGCATTATGCTGGCGGCGCTCATTTCCGGCGCCATTTTATCCAATATGGTGTCGTCATGGCATTCGGCGAAATATTTGTTTATGGTCAATTTGCGTCTTACCGACTATATTAAAGGAACGGCGCCGCCGGTGGAAGGGATGACGCTCGGCTTTTCGATGGCGGTGCTGACCGTTTGGGGGCTTGTCGCCCTC
- a CDS encoding ABC transporter ATP-binding protein, translating to MTKQVTLAVKELRKTIRGKEIIQGISFELHEGEVFGFLGPNGAGKTTTIRMLVGLIRPTSGTVAICGYDLHRRFTKAIRHIGCIVENPEMYPYLTGWENLEHFARMMPEVGVERIMEVAKLVGLEQRIHDRVSTYSLGMRQRLGIAQALLGKPKVLILDEPTNGLDPAGIREMRSFIRFLAETEGLSVLVSSHLLSEIQLMCDRVAIMAKGRLLAVETVERLLKEQARVVWKAAPADKARALLSEETEVLRADEETIVTPYEPAKLAAWNAKLVHAGVAVAEIEPRLPTLEDLFIELTGGETIE from the coding sequence ATGACGAAACAGGTGACGTTAGCGGTCAAAGAGCTGCGAAAAACGATTCGCGGCAAAGAAATTATTCAAGGCATTTCGTTTGAATTGCACGAAGGGGAAGTGTTCGGGTTTTTAGGACCGAATGGTGCAGGGAAAACGACGACGATCCGCATGCTGGTCGGACTCATTCGGCCGACGTCGGGAACGGTGGCGATTTGCGGGTATGACCTTCATCGCCGGTTTACCAAGGCGATCCGCCATATCGGCTGCATCGTCGAAAATCCGGAAATGTACCCGTATTTAACAGGGTGGGAAAACCTTGAACATTTCGCTCGCATGATGCCCGAAGTCGGCGTGGAGCGGATCATGGAAGTGGCGAAGCTCGTTGGGCTTGAGCAGCGCATTCATGACCGGGTGAGCACATATTCGCTCGGCATGCGGCAGCGGCTTGGCATCGCCCAGGCGCTGCTTGGGAAGCCAAAGGTGCTCATTTTAGATGAGCCGACAAACGGTCTTGATCCAGCGGGCATCCGCGAGATGCGCTCCTTTATTCGCTTTTTGGCAGAAACGGAAGGGCTGAGCGTTCTCGTGTCATCGCACCTGTTAAGCGAAATTCAGCTCATGTGCGACCGCGTTGCCATTATGGCAAAAGGGCGGCTTTTGGCCGTCGAGACAGTTGAGCGGCTGTTAAAAGAACAGGCGCGCGTTGTTTGGAAAGCCGCCCCAGCTGACAAGGCGCGGGCGCTGCTGTCTGAGGAAACGGAAGTGCTGCGGGCGGACGAGGAGACGATCGTTACGCCGTATGAGCCGGCCAAGCTCGCTGCCTGGAACGCCAAGCTCGTCCACGCCGGGGTGGCGGTCGCTGAGATTGAACCGCGGCTGCCGACGCTCGAAGATTTGTTTATCGAGCTGACAGGGGGCGAAACGATTGAGTAA
- a CDS encoding SGNH/GDSL hydrolase family protein — MRPTPSIVALVIAVAALSAVLWLGGLALAVQDQFFTAAKPPVEQKQPPANEIKERDEEIDIVALGDSLTRGTGDESGKGYVGYMVDELRKRTDEPIRVTNLAIRGLRSDGLLRQLGQPEIQRQIAMADLMVMTIGGNDLFRGGEALELNMKELNAAKRQYIANLDRIFALLRRLNSEAVIFAIGLYNPFSDLDDAKRTSAVVRDWNFASAEAAARYPNVVAVPTFDLFALHVNDYLYSDHFHPNKEGYKRIGERVASLITLTEEDRQ; from the coding sequence ATGCGACCTACACCTAGCATTGTGGCGCTTGTGATAGCTGTTGCGGCGCTGTCTGCGGTGCTTTGGCTCGGCGGTCTCGCCCTGGCGGTGCAAGACCAGTTTTTTACGGCCGCGAAGCCGCCGGTCGAGCAAAAGCAGCCGCCAGCCAACGAAATAAAGGAGCGCGATGAGGAGATTGACATTGTCGCTTTAGGCGACTCGTTGACGCGGGGGACGGGCGATGAAAGCGGCAAAGGGTATGTCGGCTATATGGTCGATGAGCTTCGAAAACGGACGGATGAACCGATTCGCGTCACGAACTTGGCGATTCGCGGACTGCGCTCCGACGGGCTGCTTCGCCAACTTGGCCAGCCTGAGATTCAGCGGCAAATCGCCATGGCCGATTTGATGGTGATGACGATCGGCGGCAATGATCTGTTTCGGGGCGGAGAAGCGCTTGAGTTGAATATGAAAGAGCTGAATGCGGCGAAACGGCAGTATATTGCGAACCTTGACCGCATTTTTGCCTTGCTTCGCCGCTTGAACAGCGAAGCGGTTATTTTTGCGATCGGCTTGTACAATCCGTTTAGCGATTTAGATGATGCCAAACGAACGTCAGCCGTCGTCCGAGACTGGAACTTTGCCTCGGCGGAAGCGGCGGCCCGTTATCCGAACGTCGTCGCTGTGCCGACATTTGATTTATTTGCCTTGCATGTCAATGACTACTTGTATAGCGACCATTTTCATCCGAATAAGGAAGGGTACAAGCGGATCGGAGAGCGTGTCGCCTCGCTCATTACGCTGACGGAGGAGGATCGTCAATGA
- a CDS encoding transporter suffix domain-containing protein, which yields MKQKPSARQRVGVGLIIASFVVWIVPPIAPFLPLSASAKVLAVTIAVVMAEILFWAGAWLVGKEAAAKLKKYWNPKRWRIKRRRSDQTNDVETDGERQRQNE from the coding sequence GTGAAACAAAAGCCGTCCGCCAGGCAGCGCGTTGGTGTCGGACTGATCATCGCCTCATTCGTTGTTTGGATCGTTCCGCCGATCGCTCCGTTTTTGCCGCTTTCCGCTTCCGCCAAGGTACTGGCGGTGACGATCGCTGTTGTGATGGCCGAAATTTTGTTTTGGGCCGGAGCATGGTTGGTTGGAAAGGAAGCGGCGGCGAAGCTGAAGAAGTACTGGAATCCAAAGCGTTGGCGAATAAAACGTCGGCGGTCGGATCAAACCAATGATGTCGAAACCGATGGCGAAAGGCAGCGGCAAAACGAATGA
- a CDS encoding MBL fold metallo-hydrolase — MSQPIDLGHRMSLIDLYDLRMPQRTGTYVLHEENVAIIETGPSPSVPHLLAGLKALQIDPADIRYIIVTHIHLDHAGGVGMLLEHCPNATVVVHPKGKRHLADPSRLIAGAKAVYGAQFDALFDPIVPVPEERLIVKEDGETLVLSAERTLTFYDTPGHANHHFSIYDSYSGGVFTGDTIGVFYPQLQEAGLAFCLPSTSPNQFDPEAMERSAERLEQLNPTRIYFGHFGALDQPKEAFRQLRFWLPKFVAAGNEAIARHPEAPVAEQAKAAAQRLRHDIMAFLNEHGVSSSSPAYAAIELDLQVCAMGMIDYWQKQR, encoded by the coding sequence ATGAGTCAACCAATCGATTTAGGCCACCGCATGTCGCTCATCGATTTATACGACTTGCGCATGCCGCAGCGCACCGGTACATACGTGCTTCATGAAGAAAACGTGGCGATTATTGAAACGGGCCCAAGCCCGTCGGTGCCGCATTTGCTCGCTGGGTTGAAAGCGCTTCAGATTGATCCGGCCGATATTCGCTATATCATTGTCACCCATATTCATTTGGACCATGCCGGCGGAGTTGGGATGCTGCTCGAGCATTGCCCGAACGCCACGGTTGTCGTTCATCCGAAAGGGAAGCGGCATTTGGCTGATCCGTCGCGTTTGATCGCTGGAGCGAAGGCGGTGTACGGGGCGCAATTTGACGCCCTCTTTGATCCGATTGTTCCGGTTCCGGAAGAGAGACTGATCGTCAAAGAGGATGGGGAGACGCTTGTGCTGAGTGCGGAGCGGACGCTCACGTTTTACGATACGCCGGGGCATGCGAACCACCATTTTTCGATTTATGATTCATACAGCGGCGGTGTGTTTACCGGCGATACGATCGGTGTTTTTTATCCGCAGCTGCAAGAGGCGGGGCTTGCGTTTTGCCTGCCGTCGACTTCGCCCAACCAGTTTGACCCTGAAGCGATGGAACGATCGGCCGAGCGGCTCGAGCAGCTGAACCCGACGCGCATCTATTTCGGTCATTTTGGCGCGCTCGATCAACCGAAGGAGGCGTTCCGGCAGCTCCGTTTTTGGCTGCCGAAGTTTGTTGCGGCCGGAAACGAAGCGATCGCCCGCCATCCTGAGGCGCCGGTGGCCGAACAGGCGAAAGCGGCCGCGCAACGGTTGCGTCATGACATCATGGCGTTTCTCAACGAACACGGCGTCTCGTCCTCTTCGCCAGCCTATGCGGCGATTGAGCTCGACTTGCAAGTGTGTGCGATGGGGATGATCGACTATTGGCAGAAACAGCGGTGA
- a CDS encoding sulfite exporter TauE/SafE family protein: MKKWIVFVFVGFIAQLIDGSLGMAYGVTSTTLLLTFGIAPAVASASVHLAEVVTTAASGVSHWKFGNVDRGMVIKLIIPGSVGAFVGACFLSKLPGDLIKPYISLFLLTLGFYIIYRFLFLNGRSLSKPQKQWSNRQLIPLGLAAGFLDATGGGGWGPIATPVLLANKGTEARKVIGTVDTSEFAIALSATLGFAISLGWEQVNWYWVLTLMAGGIVAAPIAAWLVRKLPSHLLGVLVGGLIILTNVRTLLHAWEAPAAIYPAAYGLIMLGWAAAVWMAVKNGRKEKAARGELAS; the protein is encoded by the coding sequence GTGAAAAAGTGGATTGTGTTTGTGTTCGTTGGCTTTATCGCCCAGCTCATTGATGGATCGCTCGGAATGGCGTATGGAGTCACATCGACGACACTCTTATTGACGTTCGGCATCGCCCCGGCTGTCGCCTCAGCATCCGTTCATCTCGCGGAAGTCGTGACGACTGCGGCGTCTGGGGTGTCCCATTGGAAATTTGGCAACGTCGACCGCGGCATGGTGATCAAGTTGATTATTCCCGGGTCAGTCGGTGCGTTTGTTGGGGCGTGCTTTTTAAGCAAGTTGCCAGGGGATTTGATTAAACCGTACATCTCGTTGTTTTTGTTAACGCTTGGCTTCTATATTATTTATCGGTTTTTGTTTTTAAACGGCCGTTCGTTGTCCAAACCGCAAAAACAATGGTCAAACAGGCAGCTCATCCCACTTGGATTAGCGGCTGGGTTCCTTGATGCGACCGGCGGCGGAGGCTGGGGGCCGATCGCCACGCCGGTGTTGTTGGCGAATAAAGGCACCGAAGCACGCAAAGTCATCGGCACCGTCGATACGTCCGAATTCGCCATCGCGCTGTCGGCGACATTAGGATTTGCGATTTCCCTTGGCTGGGAGCAAGTCAACTGGTATTGGGTGCTGACGCTTATGGCCGGCGGGATCGTTGCTGCACCGATTGCTGCCTGGCTCGTGCGCAAGTTGCCGTCCCATTTGCTTGGGGTGCTCGTTGGCGGGCTCATCATTTTGACGAACGTCCGCACGCTCCTTCACGCTTGGGAGGCGCCGGCAGCGATTTACCCAGCGGCATACGGTTTGATTATGCTCGGTTGGGCGGCAGCGGTATGGATGGCGGTGAAGAACGGAAGGAAAGAAAAGGCGGCACGCGGGGAGTTGGCTTCATAA